The following proteins are encoded in a genomic region of Gadus macrocephalus chromosome 19, ASM3116895v1:
- the LOC132447689 gene encoding macrophage mannose receptor 1-like isoform X2, whose product MGPSSLFWLLLLSPIFHLTVSTELRKFVSRPNYVKKNWDETLKECEKEYNSHLVTLHNRYDLKMIQDMVVSNTFLLGVHLGLHEKSNSSEWSNGEKMTNWTTDGNVAHEQRCVAIHNKRWSNHPCNETMYFMCYNATEYQLIEQEKDWCEARLFCRKHFTDLVSINTNTQNEKALRRGANRAFWIGLKHDNYEWEDGQCSTFREGIPPKMKSKECASLGLQFGFLLGSCGNRKNIICMQGDTRITVPTDPLTWEEAYDYCKENHDGLLFIRDQDEQSEVKKWLNVTGVPGPVWLGLRQSRAFGFWFWSTIDQVVNVTNWKNNTAPELPLSYHCGAIEAGGRWRDVNCQTKLPALCIEDMDKKMTLSSCDDVKLKKKKDTSCP is encoded by the exons ATGGGCCCCTCTTCTTTGTTTTGGCTTCTGCTGTTGAGTCCAA tTTTCCACTTAACAGTATCAACTGAACTGAGAAAGTTTGTGTCAAGGCCAAACTATGTGAAAAAGAATTGGGATGAAACACTAAAGGAGTGTGAGAAGGAATATAATTCTCATCTCGTGACTTTACACAATCGTTATGATTTAAAAATGATTCAAGACATGGTGGTTTCAAACACGTTCCTTCTTGGTGTCCatcttggtcttcatgaaaagtCAAATTCAAGCGAATGGTCAAATGGAGAAAAAATGACGAACTGGACAACAGATGGGAATGTAGCCCATGAGCAAAGATGCGTGGCGATTCACAACAAAAGATGGAGTAACCATCCATGCAATGAAACAATGTATTTCATGTGCTACAATGCAA ctGAATACCAGCTCATTGAACAGGAGAAAGATTGGTGTGAAGCCCGCCTGTTCTGCAGGAAGCATTTCACTGACCTGGTCAGcatcaacaccaacacacagaatgAGAAGGCCCTCAGAAGAGGAGCCAACAGGGCCTTCTGGATCGGACTGAAGCATGATAACTACGAGTGGGAAGACGGACAGTGCTCCACATTCAGGGAGGGAATTCCCCCCAAAATGAAAAGCAAGGAATGTGCTTCTCTGGGATTACAGTTCGGATTTCTTTTAGGCAGTTGTGGTAATAGAAAGAATATTATATGCATGCAAG GAGATACCAGAATCACCGTCCCCACTGACCCCCTAACCTGGGAAGAGGCCTACGACTACTGCAAGGAGAACCACGACGGACTTCTGTTCATCAGGGATCAAGATGAGCAAAGCGAAGTCAAAAAATGGCTCAACGTGACTGGGGTTCCTGGACCGGTCTGGCTCGGTCTGAGACAGAGTAGAGCGTttgggttctggttctggtccaCCATCGACCAGGTGGTGAACGTTACCAACTGGAAGAATAACACAGCACCCGAGCTGCCTCTCTCCTACCACTGTGGTGCCATCGAGGCCGGAGGCAGGTGGAGGGATGTGAACTGCCAAACCAAGCTACCTGCTCTTTGCATTGAGGACATGGACAAAAAAATGACCTTATCTTCTTGTGACGAtgttaaattgaaaaaaaaaaaagacacaagttgtccctga
- the LOC132447689 gene encoding C-type mannose receptor 2-like isoform X1, with translation MHVSGLYSTHFLGDESIVLLIAVDTIYQQRRFLLFLFSITAIFYQNIESSWEHGPLFFVLASAVESKYVFLLKQFHVPVIMDSPHLWSLLLLCLIFHLTLSTELRKFVLLPDVTKSWNDTQKECANRNGSHLVTLHNRYDLKMIQDMVVSNTFLCGVHLGLHEKTNPNGWSNGDKMMNWTTDWNVTHEQRCVAIHNNTWSNHPCNETMYFMCYNATAYQLIEQKKDWCEARLYCRKHFTDLVSINNTQNEEALRRGANRTYWIGLKHDNYEWEDRQCSTFREGIIIRPNGKECAFQGDGEFGLDKCETIRNIICMQGDTRILVPTDPLTWEEAYDYCKKNHDGLLFIRDKDEQSEVEKWLNVTGVPGPVWLGLRQSRVLGFWFWSTIDQVVDFINWRDGPPELPLSYHCGAIDGGGMWSDVKCQTKLPALCIEHFKRS, from the exons ATGCATGTGTCCGGATTATACTCAACACATTTTTTGGGGGACGAATCAATTGTTCTGCTGATTGCTGTAGATACTATTTACCAACAAAGAAGGTTTCTTCTATTTCTCTTCTCTATTACAGCAATTTTCTACCAAAACATTGAATCTTCCTGGGAACATGGGCCCCTCTTCTTTGTTTTGGCTTCTGCTGTTGAGTCCAA ATACGTTTTTCTATTGAAACAATTCCATGTCCCCGTGATCATGGACTCCCCCCATTTGTGGTCGCTTCTGCTGCTGTGTTTAA TTTTCCACTTAACATTATCAACTGAACTGAGAAAGTTTGTGCTGCTGCCAGATGTGACCAAGTCCTGGAATGACACACAGAAGGAGTGTGCGAACAGAAATGGTTCTCATCTCGTGACTTTACACAATCGCTATGATTTAAAAATGATTCAAGACATGGTGGTTTCAAACACGTTCCTTTGTGGTGTCCatcttggtcttcatgaaaagaCAAATCCAAACGGATGGTCAAATGGAGACAAAATGATGAACTGGACAACAGATTGGAATGTAACCCATGAGCAAAGATGCGTGGCGATTCACAACAATACATGGAGTAACCATCCATGCAATGAAACAATGTATTTCATGTGCTACAATGCAA ctgcatACCAGCTCATTGAACAGAAGAAGGATTGGTGTGAAGCCCGCCTGTACTGCAGGAAGCATTTCACTGACCTGGTCAGCATCAACAACACCCAGAACGAGGAGGCCCTCAGAAGAGGAGCCAACAGGACCTACTGGATCGGACTGAAGCATGATAACTACGAGTGGGAAGACCGACAGTGCTCCACGTTCAGGGAGGGAATTATCATCAGACCTAATGGCAAGGAATGTGCTTTTCAGGGAGATGGTGAATTTGGTTTAGACAAATGTGAAACTATCAGGAATATTATTTGCATGCAAG GAGATACCAGAATCCTCGTCCCCACTGACCCCCTAACCTGGGAAGAGGCCTACGACTACTGCAAGAAGAACCACGACGGACTTCTGTTCATCAGGGATAAAGATGAGCAAAGCGAAGTCGAAAAATGGCTCAACGTGACTGGGGTTCCTGGACCGGTCTGGCTCGGTCTGAGACAGAGTAGAGTGTtagggttctggttctggtccaCCATCGACCAGGTGGTGGACTTTATCAACTGGAGGGACGGCCCTCCCGAGCTGCCTCTCTCCTACCACTGCGGTGCCATAGATGGTGGAGGCATGTGGAGCGATGTGAAATGCCAAACAAAGCTACCTGCTCTTTGCATTGAACACTTTAAGCGCTCATAA
- the LOC132447689 gene encoding C-type mannose receptor 2-like isoform X3: MGPSSLFWLLLLSPIFHLTLSTELRKFVLLPDVTKSWNDTQKECANRNGSHLVTLHNRYDLKMIQDMVVSNTFLCGVHLGLHEKTNPNGWSNGDKMMNWTTDWNVTHEQRCVAIHNNTWSNHPCNETMYFMCYNATAYQLIEQKKDWCEARLYCRKHFTDLVSINNTQNEEALRRGANRTYWIGLKHDNYEWEDRQCSTFREGIIIRPNGKECAFQGDGEFGLDKCETIRNIICMQGDTRILVPTDPLTWEEAYDYCKKNHDGLLFIRDKDEQSEVEKWLNVTGVPGPVWLGLRQSRVLGFWFWSTIDQVVDFINWRDGPPELPLSYHCGAIDGGGMWSDVKCQTKLPALCIEHFKRS, from the exons ATGGGCCCCTCTTCTTTGTTTTGGCTTCTGCTGTTGAGTCCAA TTTTCCACTTAACATTATCAACTGAACTGAGAAAGTTTGTGCTGCTGCCAGATGTGACCAAGTCCTGGAATGACACACAGAAGGAGTGTGCGAACAGAAATGGTTCTCATCTCGTGACTTTACACAATCGCTATGATTTAAAAATGATTCAAGACATGGTGGTTTCAAACACGTTCCTTTGTGGTGTCCatcttggtcttcatgaaaagaCAAATCCAAACGGATGGTCAAATGGAGACAAAATGATGAACTGGACAACAGATTGGAATGTAACCCATGAGCAAAGATGCGTGGCGATTCACAACAATACATGGAGTAACCATCCATGCAATGAAACAATGTATTTCATGTGCTACAATGCAA ctgcatACCAGCTCATTGAACAGAAGAAGGATTGGTGTGAAGCCCGCCTGTACTGCAGGAAGCATTTCACTGACCTGGTCAGCATCAACAACACCCAGAACGAGGAGGCCCTCAGAAGAGGAGCCAACAGGACCTACTGGATCGGACTGAAGCATGATAACTACGAGTGGGAAGACCGACAGTGCTCCACGTTCAGGGAGGGAATTATCATCAGACCTAATGGCAAGGAATGTGCTTTTCAGGGAGATGGTGAATTTGGTTTAGACAAATGTGAAACTATCAGGAATATTATTTGCATGCAAG GAGATACCAGAATCCTCGTCCCCACTGACCCCCTAACCTGGGAAGAGGCCTACGACTACTGCAAGAAGAACCACGACGGACTTCTGTTCATCAGGGATAAAGATGAGCAAAGCGAAGTCGAAAAATGGCTCAACGTGACTGGGGTTCCTGGACCGGTCTGGCTCGGTCTGAGACAGAGTAGAGTGTtagggttctggttctggtccaCCATCGACCAGGTGGTGGACTTTATCAACTGGAGGGACGGCCCTCCCGAGCTGCCTCTCTCCTACCACTGCGGTGCCATAGATGGTGGAGGCATGTGGAGCGATGTGAAATGCCAAACAAAGCTACCTGCTCTTTGCATTGAACACTTTAAGCGCTCATAA